ACTGTAGAAGTTAATTGATGAGTAGTAGCCTACAACCAGGCTCTAGCTTCTCCAGGAACACTACAGGATGAATTTAGTTTAAATATGCATTAAACTAAAAGGCATTCTCTCAAATGagtttaaatgcattttatttttagacaaccTACATGacatgtttttcttaaaaacaatgcCTCCACTCCAAATAAATCACGgtcaaaataaatgaagagctCAAGATGGCATCAGTCCCATTTGTCTTAAGTCCTGGTGTTGTGTGGATGACAAGCAGAAGCCAGTTATGATGACAGGTGATAGATCCAAAATAATTGCCAAATTTGttactgtaaaaacaaaaactacattaatatttttcaaacgTTACACTGCAAAAGTTACATTGCCATTAACATGCAGCCTACATTTCTAGGCTATAGATGTATTCCCCAATTCAATCTGGGCCGccacaaagacagacagaaagcgcagggatttctttcttttgcatccTAGTGCAAACCAAAAGAACAACAGTAAATTGTTCAAGGTCTATCAGTGGATGCAGAACACCCTTACCAAATCAGCAATAGCTCATTTTCCAGAAGGCTGTGGCATGTACCACCCACACCCTGCTCTACCAACAAAAACCTCAGATACTGCCTGAATAACCCCTTTGGTAAGTCATCTTATGCTGTTCTAAGTAACTTCTGTCTACTGTTGACTCTAATCTTGCTTGTTCAGTATAGCTTTATGTTTATCTTCTTCCTAACTTATATAGAAGCCTATGAAAGCTAGGATAATGAATGCCTTTGTTTCTGTACAGCTTCCAGCAGTTCCTTCCATAGCAGACACCGAGTTATTTATTATTAGTAAAGCAATTTGCATGCCAGTTCAGCAGTCAGCTCTATTTACTAAAAGCTAGTACTGCACTAGGCTTTTCAATGATCAGCTGCCCGTTATCAGTAAACCAAAGTGATACTGATCCATACGTATACAGCAAAACGTAATTATGAAGTGAAAGTGAGGCCATATCTAGAGGAAGATCAATGGTGTTCTCTGATCTCCTTCAGCATTTAAACTCtactgtatttttttgagacagcacctcactctgtcgcccagactagagtgcagtggtgggatctctgctcactgcaacccccctcccaggtttaagtgattttcctgcctcagcctctcgattagctgggattacaggtgcccgctgccatgcctggctaatttttgtatttttagcaaagacagggtttcgccatgttggccaggctgatctcgaactcccaacctcaggtgatccacccacctcggcctcccaagtgctgaaattaccggtgtgagccaccacgctcagcctaaACTGTACTTTATTATGCCCCATCTGCACTCAACGTTTTCCACAAATAAGATTCTAAGCCTTTTTACATATGAAACACAATTCTCTTGATCCCCAAAAACTAAAACCATGTTTCAGAACGCTGTAAAACTCAATCTCAGTGTCACAAAACAATTGCAACTCACATCTAAAGTATCTTTTTTACATTACTTATTTTAACCCACTCCCTTGTACTTacacatttttccatttctaaaccATCCTTAAAGAAAATCATATATGGGGTCACACCATCCTCACGGTAGTCCAATAGAGCAACCATGCCATCTGGATTCATGTTTTCACCAATAAAGAACTTGGGAAGCAAACAAGATACCTAGAATTAGACCATTACATACAAATACATGCCACTCAAACTACAGTACAAGGGAAGGTTTAGGCCACCATAAAAATCAAAACTCCAGTACCCAAAAGCTCTGATGCTCACTTATCATAGACATCTGTTCACTAGATTAAGGCACCTTAATAGTGacctaaatagaaaaataatgtacaGAGCAATCCAGGAACACTAGCCTTTCAGGAAACCTTTACTCTCTCAGTCCTAAATACAATCCCGAACCCTAAAGCGTGCTTATATAGTCACCCACAGGGAACATAGGCTGACAGTGATAGAATATATCATACAGTCTGGAAGTATCTTATGGCCAGGGGATGCATGAAGCTGGAAAATCAGAGGAAAGGGAAAGCcactgacatttttcaaaagtagaCTTAACAAGCTCAGATACATTAGGAGGAGGACCAGTAGCAATGAGACACATTAGAATTGTAAGCAGAAAACTGAAAGAACACTTATGTGGTTAAGCAATTCACGAAAAGAGAAACtgagaaatgtcatctgggaagCAAATTTTCAATCAGAAGACAAGATTTGGAAACACCTGAGAGCTGGGAAAGCCACTTTCTACACCTGGAATACTAATATAGAATTGAAGATTAATCAACTTAATTTTTGCTCTTGCAGTTAAAATTGTACAATCCTTTGATCCAGATACTTAAGGTATTTACCTGGTAGTTTTTGAAATTAGCAAGGATGTGCTTGATTTGTTCTGCAGCCCCTGTCATAAAAGGTTTTACTCTTTCTGGTCTCTGTTCTTCAAGTTTCCCTTTGATTCTAAAACAACATTTCATTAACAGGTTGAAGTATTGAATTTTCagtaaaatcaatttttaaagtaaaaaatatccaagcttaaaaaaagaaaacactgaaaaagacAACCAGCTGTTAAGAAATTACTAGTTCACAGAAAGTATCTTTCAAGAATGTTTACATTTCTTGTTGACTATTTTCAAAATACTATTCTAATTCTAAACGGAAACAGACTGCAGCCTTCAGTATGCTATTAGAGAAAAGCAACCACTCTTTTCAGTGAACTCATTAATAAAAAAGCAAGGACTTTCACAAAAGTATATCCACTGCGAAAGAACCTCAAAAGTTAGCCAATCTTTAAATCCTGTAAGATTCTAGACATCAGCTAGGTACTGCCAGTATCACTTACGATTTCATGTAATCTTTGATGTACTTCTTGTAGGCTTCTTTTGTGAAACTTGTTTCCTGCAGGTGATGGTTCATGACAATATCGACACCAGTGATTACTGTGCTTTCGGTACCTTCGCCCTCGGGGCCTTCAGCGGAGGCATTTCCACCAATGAGCGAGTCATCAATGTTACCTTCTGTCCTACTGACCATCTGCCATTAAGAAAAAGCAGTATAGTTGCAAAAGACACAAACGCATCCAAAGCACCTTCCACGCCAATAGGTCACGGATAAGACGTATTCTTAGTTcttgctgaaaataaaaaaagcaccATTTTGGGAATAAAGTTGTGACCCGTGGATTTCTCAAAACGGCCTAACTTAAAAGAGTTGTCTGTTGGCCGGAACAAAAAATGGGGTCATTAAAAAGTTGTTTCCAGTTGCGGGCACGTGGTGCCTCTGGTTGATAAGTAGGGACAGGGCAAACACGAAAGGGCTCGGGGCTCCTGGACGCATCATGTCCCGGACAACCCCGGGAGGAGGATGGGCGCCGAGGTGGCGGGCCTATTTCCAGGATCAGCTCCGCCTCCAGTTTTCTAGAAAAACCCAAGCCCGGAAAGAGCGTCTCCTCCGCCAGGAGGCGGCGGGGAGGATTGCACAACCTCAGGCGGGGGAGCGGCGGAAACCCGAGCCTGCTCGGCCCGGACTCCCCCACGCGCAGGCCCGACCGACTCACCTTCCCCTCCACCTCCAGGCACAACCCGTCCGCGATCTCCCGGATCTTGTAGATGTCGGAGAACATCTCATCGTCTGCCGGATACACAGAGCCGCCCATCACCGCGCGCCCGGCGCCGCCATTTCCCTCATTTCCCGCGCCGGCGGCCACACGCGGCATCTGCCCCTCCCGAGAGCACCAGAGCCGGGCGCGAGCCCCGGGCACCGACCCCTCCGCGCTCGGCTAAGGCCGCCGGCGTCCCCTAGGCCCGCGACTGCTGCGCCTTCCCCGCCCCCACCCGCACCCCAGATCCCCGTGTGCGGCAGTAAGGGTAGTGAAGTGAGAACTCACGGCTGATGAGGTCCCGGTAGATAATCATGATGGCGACTGAAGGGAGACGACGGCGGCGCTAGCTTTAGCACGAGCCTGAAACTCGAAGCGAGCGCGGTGCAGCCGGAGCGGCActcggggggaggggggagcgggCGGAAAAGGCCGACTCAGCCGCTCCCCAACCTCATATAGAGGGCACGTCCCTCTACGTCATCGTCCGCTGCGCCTCCGGAAGCGACGCAGGCGGTGACGTGGCACGAAGAGCCGCGCGGGGGCGGGGCCACAGCGGGGGCGAGTCGGGGAGGTGAGCATCCGGGGACTTGACGCGGACACACAAGGCTCCGTTCCACGGGGCACGCCAGCGGGTGGGGGTGTGGGCGGGGAGGTGCGCGCGCAGCGTGGGAGGAGGCCAACACTCGGGGCGCTCCCTAGCCCTGGGTGGGTGGAGCGGGAGAAGCCGAGTATGTTAGACCCGGCTCCGCCGTACCCCACGGGGCCGCCTGGAGAGGTGCTGGGAGCTGGGTGGAGCTTAAGAGGAATTAAACTTTCGCCCTGCGCCTCGTCCAGTCTAGGTTCCACCCTTTTCTGGCAACCTGAGTATCAACCTATGTAGAAGAACGTTGCATTTAGGGAGGGTCAGGCCCTCTGGCCTGGGGGAGATCTTGGGACTGCCCGAGGGCCTCTGACAACTTTTCAGTATCTGCCTCAGGGCTGCCCCAGCTGGAGTTTTTCGGACGCTTTTGTGGGGGCACCGCTGAGTCCGGGTAGTGGGACCCAAGTTGTCCTGCTCGGCCCCTGGGGAATAATCGTGTGGGGCGCAGGGTCTGTAGGAAGGGACTTGGAGAGGAGGGAAGATGTCACGGGAGTCTGCTCAGGGTTTCCATGTGTTCCAATTTTGTCCCATAATTGAAAGCTTGTGGCATTCTGTGGCGGACGGCTACGGAGCTAGCTCTTCCTTTTACTATTTCGCACTTGGTCTTGGAAAAGTATGTTGTTGCTTTAAGATGAAGTTCAAATTTTATCCCTGGTGCTAGAGGGTCACACAAACAAAGGGAGTTTCCCATCTGCCCCACCTGTTTTTTGAAGGACTTTACACCTAATTACTAAGTATTAAAGCAAAACAGGTCctgcatggtagctcatgcctgtaatcccagaactttgggaggcaactactgaaaccctgtctctacacacacacacacacacacacacacacacacacacgcacacaaattaaaaattaactgggtgcggtggtgcctgcctgtaatcccagctattagggaggctgagctggaggatcacttgagcccgggagttggaggttacacTGAGCTATGAGGTTACACtttgctccagcctggatgacagagcaagaccttggctcaataacaaaacaaaactttcatttttaGTCACATCCTCACATCTTTGGCATAAGGCAAAGATATATGCCAGTATGAAGTCTGAAAACTTGTTCgatttagcaaatattttgtgCTTTGTATCCCTTAAAACTAGGATTTGCACGAAGATCCCAATTGTGAACAAGTTCGATCCAGTCTTATTCATAGAAGTGTTCATTCTGGTAAATCAAAGTATCAGACAATTATAATACATTAACAATTGTTCATAAATCCAATAATATAGCATTCAGCAGAGTAAGAATGCAACCCTTGGGAAAGAGCAGGACACAGGATGGCAATTGGAATGATGGAAAAGTCAAAATGCAAGAGCCAAGAAATTAACCCCTTTAAGAAGATGGggggactgggcgcggtggctcacacctgtaatcccgacacgcgcctgtaatcccggctactcaggaggctgaagcaggaggatcgcttgaacccgggaagcggaggttgcagtgagccgagatcgcgccattgcactccagcctgggcaacaagagtgaaaccccgttctccccacccccaaaaaaagaagATGGAGATCTTGGATGGAAAACTCCAGAGGACATTGGGCAACTGGGAGGAAGCTAAAAATGGGGTGAAAGGGATCCCAAAATAAATGGATATGACACATGGTCAGTGAAGGCTCTCTGAAACCTCATTTCTGGAATGTATGAGATGATTATCACACATTAATACTGtgtgaacattttttttccagattattACAGTATAATTATTTTCTACCCTGCCCGGcccagacggagtcttgctctgtcgcccaggctggagtgcagtggcgtgatctcggctcactggaacctctgactcctgagttcaagcgattctcctgcctcagcctcctaagtagctgagattacaggcgcctgccaccacgcccaggcaatttttttgtatttttagtagagactgggtttcaccatgttagcctggctggtctcaaactcctgatctcaggcaatccgcccgcctcggcctcccaaagtgctgggattacgggcgtgagccactgcgcccggcaagtataattattttcctcagttttaatatttccaaactattcaGAAATACTATCATTGACCCATGCAGTACTCTCAAACATTACTCTCAACTGCCCAATCTCATATTCAGGTCGAAACATTTCTTTAAGTTTTATAAAGATATAGTCGTGGTGAAAAAAAGTACTGAAGAGTCATGGCACCCTAGATTAAAATCTTgcctttggccgggcgcagtggctcacgcctgtaatcccagcactttgggaggctgaggcaggtggatcacttgaggtcagtagtttgagaccagcctggccaacatggtgaaacctcgtctctactaaaaatacaaaaattagccgagcctggtggcggttgcgtgtaatcccagctactcgggaggctaaggcaggataatcgcttgaacctgggaggcggaggttgcagtgagccgagattgcgccactgcactccagcctgggcggcagagtgagactctgtctcaaactacaaacaacaagaaaaattttattgataAAATTGTGGGctccggccgccccatctgggaagtgaggagcgcctctgcccggccgccaccccgtctgggaagtgtaCCCAACAgttccgaagagacagcgaccatcgagaacgggccatgatgacaatggcagttttgttgaaaagaaaagggggaaatgtggggaaaagaaagagagatcagattgttactgtgtctgtgtagaaagaagtaggtgtaggagactccattttgttctgtactaggagaaattcttctgccttgggatgctgttgatctatggccttgcccccagctcCGTGCCCTCTGAAacgtgctgtgtcaactcagggttaaatggattaagggtggtgcaagatgtgctttgttaaacagatgcttgaaggcagcatgctccttaagagtcatcaccactccctaatctcaagtacccagggacacaaacactgcgaaAGGccagaaggccacagggacctctgcctaggaaaaccagagacctttgttcatgtgtttatctgctgaccttctctccactattatcctatgactgTGCTATagccccctctccgagaaacacccaagaatgatcaataaatacgtaaaaaaaaaaaaattgcgggCTCTGAAAAGAAAAGATTTGGAACACCCAACCAACGAGAATAAACAGACAGTTGAGAAACAGTTTAGTGAATAGTGAacaactttatttaaaatgaaataagaatagaaaagaaaaatcacgtATAAAGCAAATCACAGTAAAGATGAGTATTATTTtgtgaaacttttattttattttattattttttgagactgaatctcgctctgttgtccaggctggagtgcggtggcaccatctccgctcactgcaacctctggctcccaggttcaagtgattctcctgcctcagccccctgagtagctgggattacaggcacgcgccaccactcccagccatgttttagatttatgtatgtatgaatgtaCTAGATCCCACATATATTTCTTCCTGTGGATATAAGTCAAGTGTTTTGAAATCCATTGACTTGggcaaattttcttttcaaatatattacttGGCACCATAAACTGTTCAACTTcagcaaatgatttttttaaatgaccccAATGTTTTGTCAGTGCTTATATTTGACTCTAGCTCATTTGAACAGTTTTTGCCAGAAGGAGAAAACAGCCAAGTGGAGATCTGGCTTGCTGTGTAGGGGCTGAGAGAAGTGTGATCATTCTGACCCTCTATTAGCAGGAAACTGCTCAACAGTCAGGTCTTGAAAGTAAGTTGAGGCAACTGCAGGAGGGCTGCATGGCGGGAAAGAAATTGCTGAAAATAGGCTGGGTGAGCTGGCTCGTACCTgtgagcccagcactttgggaagtgaagttgggcagatcacttgaggtcaggagtttgagaccagcctgcccaacatggtgaaacctcgtctctactaaaaataataaaattagccaggcatggtggtaggcgcctgtggttccagctattcgggtggttgaggcctgagaattgcttcaacctgggaggtggaggttgcaacgagtcgcgattgcgccactgccctccagcttgggtgacagagcgagactctgtctcaaaaaaaaaaaacagaaattgcagaaaatttatttttcttccctccctttttcaCTACTGTCCTtgactagttaaaaaaaaaaaaaaaaaaaaaaaaaaagccggctgggcgtggtggctcatgcctgtaatcctagcactttgggaggccgaggcaggtggatcacctgaggtctggagttcaagaccagcctggccaacatggtgagaccctgtctctattaaaaatacaaatattacctagacgtgatggcaggcgcctgtaatcccagctagtcgggaggctgaggcaggagaatcacttgaacccgggaggtggaggttgcggtgagcctagattgtgccattgcactccagcctgggcaggcctaggtgggaggctcacttgaggcagagtttgagaccagtctgggcaacatagcgagaccccatctctatgaaaaaaaaaatcattgaaaacaCCTCAGTTTTCTCTCCCTCTGAAAAAGAAGCTACTGTCTATAGAAACAAAAGgtggcccggtgcggtggctcacgcctgtaatcccagcactttaggaggctgaggtgggtggatcacgaggtcaggagatcgagaccatcctggccaacacggtgaaatcccgtctctactaaaaagtacaaaaaattagccaggcgtggtggcgggcgcctatagtcctagctactcgggaagctgaggcaggaaaatggcgtgaacccgggaagcagagcttgcagtgagctgagatcgtgccactgcactccagcctgggcgacagagcaagactcccatctccaaaaaaaaaaaaagaaacaaaaggcatagaCTTCGCTCAAATTGCCACCCTCTCCACAGGCTATTCTTGACCatcatatttaaaattacaatccCTGCCTCTTGGAAatctctgtgtttttgttttttttccttttgagacgggatctcattctgttgcccaggctgtgaagcggcacaatcacagctcactgcagcctccgcctccctcctcagcctcccgagtagctgggactacagacacgtgccaccatgcctggctaatttttctatttttagtaaagtcagggttttgccatgttggccatgctggtcttgaactcctggcctcaagtgatccacccaccttggcctttgaaagtgctgagattacaggcatgagccaccatgcctggcttttctttctttcttttttgagacggagtctcgctctgtcacccaggctggagtgcagtgacaggatctcggctcactgcaagctccgcctcccggattcacgccattcttctgcctcgggctccagagtagctgggactacaggcgcccgccaccacgccctgctaatttttttgtatttttagtagaaatgtggtttccccgtgttagccaggatgatctcgatctcctgacctcgtgatccgcccacctcggcctcccaaagtgctgggattacaggcgtgagccactgtgcctggccccgtTTAtccctaatatttatttttgggacTAACTAACCaacatgttatttctttttttttattttttttgagatggagttttgctcattacccaggctggagtgcagttgcacaatcttggctcaccgaaaccgccacctcctgggttcaagcgattctcctgcgtcagcctgcctcagcctcccaagtagctgggattagaggcatgcgccaccacgcccggctaattttgtatttttaggggagacaaggtttctccatgttggtcaggttggtctcgagctcccgacctttggtcttgagctcccgacctcaggtgatctgcccgcctcggcctcccaaagtgctgacattacaggtgtgagccaccacgcccagccccaacatgttattttcttatacttactttattttctgtctcccctCCAGATAATGTAAGTGCCATGGAGGTTGAGAGAGTTTTTTTGCTCACAGTTGTATTCCCAGTGCATTAAACAGTGcctatggctgggtgcggtggctcatacctgtaatcccagcactttgggattccagggtgggaaaatcacttcaggtcaggagttcgagaccagcctcgagGTCAGGAGTAgagacatggcaaaaccctatctctactaaaaatacaaaaaattagctgagcctggtggcgtgtgtctgtaatcccagctactcgggaggctgaggcacaagaatcccttgaacctgggaagtggaggttgcagtgaaccaagatcatgccactgcactccagcctgggtgacacagtaagactccgtctcaaaaaacaaaaacaaaaacaaaaaaacatagagAAGAGCTCTTCCCTGGGAGGAGGAAAAGTGGCCTAAGACATAGTTAAATCATAAAAGCAAGTTGTAGAACATCACTCCTTCATTTAACACCCAGATACACATGACAAAAACCAATAGACTGCTCTagctatgtgtatatatttacaaaagCAAACATGAGAATCTAGAAGGTTATGCATCAAACTGGTAACAGTGGCTAATTCTGGGAGGCAGCTGGGGAAAAGTGTGTGGTCAAAGGGGAACTATAGCATTAATTGTTTCAATTTAATATCCAATAATGTTTCatatttaatatccaaaatattctttttctcataGATACCAAACATAATAATGCAAATAAAGTATGCGGAagtatttatatcatatataaacaatatataaggAAAATGCACCAAAGAAATAAGCATATATACCTGAAACAAGCTAAGGGAGGGCCATGCATaaattgttggccaggtgcagtggctcacgcctgtaatcccagcactttgggaggctgaggcaaagggataacttgagcccagggtttcaAGACCAGCTCGGGCAATGTAGTAAGACCCCgcctctacttttaaaaataaatgaataaattgtgtGGCTGGGTTTTCTGATCACTCAAGCAgtatgtgagtgtgagtgtgtgtgtgtgcacgagcACACACAGGGGTGAACTAGCTCGATTTTTGAAAAATAGACCCATAAATTGTTTTGCTAAAAATATCAGCAAGTCCTTATTTGGGAGTAGTGAAGAGGGGCTGGGTGAATGCTTGCCAACATGCCGCAGGAGGaagataaattatctttttactttcCACGTTTTTAAGTGAAGAGCATAGTGAGGTGGGAATTAGAGATAACAGAATTTGGAaagcatattaatttttttcattatgctTTGCCTTGCTTGAAAAATTATTGCTAGCAGCTTTTAGAGTTCTATGTAGCACAGCTCCCTCAAACATTAAGGAGGCCATTGGTGCAAACCGAAAATACAAATAAGACAGTAACGTGAAGCCAGGGGTAAGGATGATATCAAAGGATGTGTCATCAAGTCCTGCACAGTTGTCAGAGGTGGACTTCACACAAGGCATTTCTCTCATGGGCCCTCATTATGTGATTTAGTCTCAACGAAACCCCTACAGTGAATTTA
Above is a window of Pongo pygmaeus isolate AG05252 chromosome 14, NHGRI_mPonPyg2-v2.0_pri, whole genome shotgun sequence DNA encoding:
- the TPT1 gene encoding translationally-controlled tumor protein; this translates as MIIYRDLISHDEMFSDIYKIREIADGLCLEVEGKMVSRTEGNIDDSLIGGNASAEGPEGEGTESTVITGVDIVMNHHLQETSFTKEAYKKYIKDYMKSIKGKLEEQRPERVKPFMTGAAEQIKHILANFKNYQFFIGENMNPDGMVALLDYREDGVTPYMIFFKDGLEMEKC